From one Thalassospira lucentensis genomic stretch:
- a CDS encoding peptidoglycan DD-metalloendopeptidase family protein, translating to MTIATVDSASARFQSYIDRHANGQEPMEDAPRLRQWIIDHQADFAAIMDCDLKSCPKIVYDFSRNGDVVIGGTSDPARQTEIMWRQMADANAPVGIGRYREDRICYQSEQFKNDGEARSQHLGIDLFAPAGTPVYVPLDGVVHSFNDNNLHLDYGPTIILEHNPEPGVTFYTLYGHLSRESLDGLYVGQPVEKDHLLCTFGDFPINGDWIPHLHFQIIFDMLGKKGDYFGAAKPSEWDIWESICPNANLILQMPENVTANRSGQ from the coding sequence GTGACCATAGCCACCGTAGACAGCGCATCTGCGCGGTTTCAATCCTATATCGATCGCCACGCAAACGGGCAGGAACCGATGGAAGATGCGCCGCGTCTTCGGCAGTGGATCATTGACCATCAGGCCGATTTTGCCGCGATCATGGATTGCGATCTGAAAAGCTGTCCGAAAATCGTCTATGACTTTTCACGTAACGGGGATGTCGTGATTGGCGGCACCAGCGATCCGGCCCGGCAGACCGAAATCATGTGGCGGCAGATGGCCGATGCCAATGCGCCGGTCGGTATCGGGCGTTATCGCGAAGACCGGATATGCTATCAATCGGAGCAGTTCAAAAATGATGGCGAGGCCCGAAGCCAGCATCTGGGGATTGATCTGTTCGCCCCGGCGGGAACGCCTGTCTATGTCCCGCTTGATGGCGTCGTGCACAGCTTTAATGACAACAATCTTCACCTTGATTACGGACCGACCATCATCCTTGAACACAATCCGGAACCGGGTGTGACTTTTTACACGTTGTATGGTCACCTCAGCCGTGAATCACTTGACGGATTGTATGTCGGCCAGCCGGTCGAAAAAGACCATCTGCTGTGCACCTTTGGTGATTTCCCGATCAATGGTGACTGGATCCCGCATCTGCATTTCCAGATCATTTTCGATATGCTGGGTAAAAAGGGCGATTATTTCGGGGCGGCGAAGCCATCGGAATGGGACATTTGGGAAAGTATCTGTCCCAATGCCAACCTGATCCTGCAAATGCCGGAAAATGTGACCGCAAACCGGAGTGGTCAGTAA
- a CDS encoding DUF1491 family protein: MQPRLKAGIWVRGQIAICQSKLITAMVAHKGNEDAGAVLLKLNRFAAGCYVYSRVTTLDGDMGWMQVAGGPDGGRETEFACDEYWRKQVKFDRDVWVLEVEDHKGEYELDAPLVDF; the protein is encoded by the coding sequence ATGCAGCCGCGACTTAAGGCTGGTATCTGGGTGCGCGGGCAGATTGCCATCTGTCAATCAAAGTTGATCACGGCGATGGTCGCGCACAAGGGCAATGAAGATGCCGGTGCGGTTCTGCTGAAGCTCAATCGTTTTGCGGCCGGATGCTACGTCTATTCGCGTGTCACGACACTTGATGGCGATATGGGCTGGATGCAGGTGGCTGGCGGACCGGATGGCGGGCGCGAAACGGAATTTGCCTGTGACGAATACTGGCGCAAGCAGGTGAAATTTGATCGCGATGTCTGGGTGCTTGAGGTGGAGGATCACAAGGGAGAATATGAACTTGATGCGCCGTTGGTTGATTTCTGA
- a CDS encoding peptidylprolyl isomerase, with product MSEQVRASHILLMYAGSARSSATRTKEEALTEINALKDQIANGADFAEVAKTNSDCPSGQQGGDLGFFGRGMMVPEFDAAAFNMEVGTTSDVVETDFGYHLLQRTA from the coding sequence ATGAGTGAACAAGTTCGCGCATCGCACATTCTTCTGATGTATGCCGGTTCGGCACGTTCCAGTGCAACCCGCACCAAGGAAGAAGCGCTTACCGAAATCAACGCACTCAAAGACCAGATTGCCAATGGTGCCGACTTCGCTGAAGTCGCCAAAACAAACTCTGACTGCCCGTCTGGTCAGCAGGGCGGCGATCTTGGCTTCTTTGGCCGCGGCATGATGGTTCCGGAATTTGATGCGGCTGCCTTCAACATGGAAGTCGGCACCACGTCCGACGTGGTTGAAACCGATTTTGGTTACCATCTGCTGCAGCGTACTGCCTGA
- the yaaA gene encoding peroxide stress protein YaaA, with protein sequence MLAVVSPAKKLDFETDAPEMVVSEPQFLDDTEELVEVARKKSRSDLMKLMGISENLADLNYQRFAHFSRPFDRTNAKPAIYAFRGDTYIGLDADTMNQKDIDWAENHFRMLSGLYGLLKPRDLMQPYRLEMGTRLSNPRGKDLYAFWGDKIAKQVNSITADHKNRSLINLASHEYFKSVKKDVLDGPVITPVFKEVKAGVGKVIGFSAKRARGTMARYMIDNRLEKPEDLKSFDVEGYRYQKDQSNDNEWVFTREHD encoded by the coding sequence ATGCTTGCTGTTGTTTCTCCGGCAAAGAAACTTGATTTCGAAACCGATGCACCTGAAATGGTCGTTTCAGAACCTCAATTTCTCGACGACACCGAAGAACTTGTTGAAGTTGCACGTAAAAAAAGTCGCAGCGACCTGATGAAGCTGATGGGCATCAGCGAAAATCTGGCTGATCTGAACTATCAGCGGTTTGCGCATTTTTCACGTCCTTTTGATCGCACAAACGCCAAACCGGCAATTTACGCGTTCCGCGGCGACACCTATATCGGGCTTGATGCCGATACGATGAATCAAAAAGACATCGACTGGGCCGAAAACCATTTCCGGATGCTTTCGGGCCTTTACGGGCTTTTAAAGCCGCGTGATTTGATGCAGCCCTACCGTCTTGAAATGGGAACGCGGCTTTCGAACCCGCGCGGCAAGGATCTTTATGCATTCTGGGGTGACAAGATTGCCAAACAGGTCAATTCGATTACCGCTGATCACAAAAACCGCAGTCTGATCAATCTCGCGTCGCATGAATATTTCAAGTCGGTGAAAAAGGATGTACTTGACGGTCCGGTGATCACGCCGGTCTTCAAGGAAGTCAAAGCCGGTGTTGGCAAGGTCATTGGCTTCTCGGCCAAACGTGCACGTGGCACAATGGCGCGCTACATGATCGACAATCGTCTGGAAAAGCCCGAAGACCTTAAATCGTTCGATGTGGAGGGTTATCGCTATCAAAAAGACCAGTCGAATGATAACGAGTGGGTCTTTACACGCGAACATGACTGA
- a CDS encoding glycosyl transferase family protein, translating to MTDDHLEQLEDDNHLPESHPFSGYLRTFFRGPGRSRSLTREEAFDAFSMILRDEVEPIQLGAFLLMLRYRAETPDELAGMIEAVRKAARLELDDESLVPEKCHPMLDWPSYAAGRSRGLPWFVLSAMLLSRNGIPVLMHGYNSHLTNGVGTEAAVKALKLPLAMSADEARSDIASKGFAYLPLRHIHPKLQELIGLRPLLGLRSPVNTLLRLLNPLQARAAFLGVFHPAFLDVHRETGKLLELPRIGVIKGGGGEAERTPFKHVDLRMLDNGELSDVRWPALLSRTEKDDEDNSPVTLQHFLAVWRGEVEDSAAIARIKGSAAMGAFLASKADYMDEAEALVEGWWEKRDRKIG from the coding sequence ATGACCGACGATCATCTCGAGCAGCTTGAAGATGACAATCATCTGCCGGAATCTCATCCGTTTTCCGGATATCTGCGGACCTTTTTCCGTGGGCCGGGGCGTTCACGCAGCCTGACGCGTGAAGAGGCATTTGACGCCTTTTCAATGATCCTGCGTGACGAGGTTGAGCCGATCCAGTTGGGCGCGTTTCTTTTGATGCTGCGTTATCGGGCGGAAACGCCCGATGAACTGGCTGGCATGATCGAAGCCGTGCGCAAGGCTGCCCGTCTTGAACTTGATGACGAAAGCCTGGTTCCGGAAAAATGCCATCCAATGCTGGATTGGCCATCCTATGCAGCAGGGCGTTCGCGTGGCTTGCCGTGGTTCGTGCTGTCGGCGATGTTGCTGTCGCGCAATGGCATACCAGTTCTGATGCATGGCTATAATTCGCATCTGACCAACGGCGTCGGGACTGAGGCCGCAGTCAAGGCCCTGAAGCTGCCGCTGGCAATGTCTGCAGATGAAGCACGTTCCGATATCGCATCCAAGGGCTTTGCCTATTTGCCGTTGCGCCATATTCACCCGAAACTTCAGGAATTGATTGGTTTGCGGCCGTTGCTCGGCCTGCGCAGCCCGGTCAATACTCTGCTGCGCCTCCTTAACCCGTTGCAGGCGCGTGCAGCATTTCTCGGCGTATTCCATCCGGCGTTTCTTGATGTCCACCGGGAAACCGGCAAGCTTCTGGAATTGCCGCGTATTGGTGTAATCAAGGGCGGTGGCGGCGAGGCGGAGCGTACACCGTTTAAGCATGTTGATCTGCGTATGCTTGATAATGGCGAGCTTAGCGATGTTCGCTGGCCGGCTCTTCTGTCGCGGACCGAAAAGGACGACGAAGATAACAGCCCGGTGACCTTGCAGCATTTTCTGGCCGTCTGGCGCGGCGAGGTCGAAGACAGTGCTGCGATTGCGCGCATCAAAGGCAGTGCAGCAATGGGCGCGTTCCTAGCCAGTAAAGCCGACTACATGGACGAGGCTGAGGCACTGGTCGAAGGCTGGTGGGAGAAGCGCGATCGCAAGATCGGGTAA
- a CDS encoding DUF924 family protein: MKPESILVFWFKELEPKQWFEKDITLDRHITERFADFHAAAAAGELYGWRKNAHGRLAEIIILDQFSRNIYRDKPDAFACDTMALVLAQEAVAQGFDAKLTKPAEKCFLYMPYMHSESEAIHEVALKLFDQPGLENNHDYEIRHKQIIDRFGRYPHRNAILGRESTPEETAFLKEPNSSF; the protein is encoded by the coding sequence ATGAAACCTGAATCCATCCTCGTTTTCTGGTTCAAGGAACTAGAACCCAAACAATGGTTTGAAAAAGATATCACGCTTGATCGTCATATCACTGAACGCTTTGCCGATTTTCATGCTGCCGCGGCAGCCGGGGAGCTATATGGCTGGCGAAAAAACGCACATGGTCGACTGGCAGAAATCATCATTCTGGATCAGTTTTCACGCAATATCTATCGCGACAAACCCGATGCGTTTGCCTGCGACACGATGGCACTTGTTCTGGCCCAGGAGGCCGTTGCCCAAGGGTTTGACGCGAAATTGACCAAACCCGCCGAAAAATGCTTTCTCTATATGCCTTATATGCATTCGGAATCAGAAGCGATCCACGAAGTTGCACTAAAGCTGTTTGACCAGCCGGGCCTGGAAAACAACCACGACTATGAAATCAGGCACAAACAGATCATTGATCGTTTTGGGCGTTACCCCCATCGCAATGCAATCCTTGGCCGGGAATCCACTCCCGAAGAAACAGCATTCCTGAAGGAACCGAATTCTTCGTTCTGA
- a CDS encoding ABC transporter ATP-binding protein: MSGDDLITVKNLHFTFSSGRKVLNGVNLSLRTGERLALLGTNGAGKSSLLHCLMGLVPVENGEIAILESRCETEAEFRAVRGRVGLLFQDSDDQLFCPTVLEDVMFGPLNLGQSREDARKIALQMLSDLGLDGFENRITYQLSGGEKRLVALATVLAMSPEILLLDEPTNGLDADVEKRLIEILRSLPQAMLIISHDRLFLDQVATRSVRLQDGVISQA; this comes from the coding sequence ATGTCCGGCGATGATCTGATCACTGTCAAAAACCTGCATTTCACCTTTTCCTCCGGGCGCAAGGTATTGAATGGTGTCAACCTCTCCCTGCGCACCGGCGAAAGACTGGCACTGCTAGGCACCAATGGCGCTGGTAAAAGCAGCCTGTTGCATTGTTTGATGGGTTTGGTCCCGGTGGAGAACGGCGAGATCGCCATTCTTGAGTCAAGATGCGAAACAGAAGCCGAATTCCGCGCCGTCCGCGGCCGGGTCGGATTGCTGTTTCAGGATTCCGATGATCAGCTTTTCTGCCCGACTGTTCTTGAAGACGTGATGTTTGGCCCGCTCAACCTTGGTCAATCACGCGAAGATGCGCGAAAAATTGCTCTGCAAATGCTATCGGATCTGGGGCTGGACGGATTTGAAAATCGGATCACCTATCAGCTTTCCGGTGGTGAAAAGCGACTGGTGGCGCTTGCGACCGTGCTAGCGATGTCGCCCGAAATTCTGCTGCTTGACGAACCCACCAACGGGCTTGATGCCGATGTCGAAAAACGTCTGATCGAAATTCTGCGTTCCCTGCCGCAGGCAATGCTGATCATTTCACATGATCGGCTGTTTCTTGATCAGGTCGCGACGCGTTCAGTCCGCCTTCAGGACGGCGTCATATCCCAAGCCTGA
- the cbiQ gene encoding cobalt ECF transporter T component CbiQ, with amino-acid sequence MIGATNVLIPSRSSSILSRIDPRFRLLAALALIVTAVSFSSWQPLAMLVLIAAIITGFAKPDWPRTLKMVLAMDGFILVMLIMLPFTVPGQVIFTFWDFDASYQGLFQAILIALKANAAILILIALVGGMDAILLGRGLQGIYIPAKLVTLFMFTVRYIDLLRQEYLRLRLAMRARAFVAHNNRHSWRSFGYLLGMLLVRGHDRSERILWAMKCRAYHGHMHFGSLPRLCPQDYLFAAATILFAIALIGLEVACPAMI; translated from the coding sequence ATGATCGGGGCGACAAATGTCCTTATACCGTCACGATCCAGTTCGATTCTGTCGCGAATTGATCCACGATTTCGTTTACTGGCGGCTCTCGCGCTGATTGTAACTGCGGTCAGTTTTTCAAGCTGGCAACCATTGGCAATGCTGGTTCTGATCGCTGCTATCATTACCGGCTTTGCCAAACCGGACTGGCCCAGAACGCTTAAAATGGTTTTGGCCATGGATGGCTTTATCCTTGTGATGCTGATCATGCTGCCCTTTACCGTTCCCGGTCAGGTGATTTTCACCTTTTGGGATTTTGACGCCAGTTATCAGGGATTGTTTCAGGCCATCCTGATCGCGCTTAAGGCAAATGCGGCGATCCTTATTCTGATTGCACTGGTGGGCGGAATGGATGCAATCCTTCTGGGGCGGGGTTTGCAGGGAATTTACATTCCGGCAAAGCTGGTGACGCTTTTCATGTTTACCGTTCGCTATATCGATCTTTTGCGGCAGGAATATCTGCGCCTGCGTCTTGCCATGCGGGCACGCGCTTTTGTCGCGCACAACAATCGCCATAGCTGGCGCAGTTTTGGGTATTTGCTGGGGATGCTGCTGGTACGCGGCCATGATCGTTCGGAACGCATTCTTTGGGCGATGAAATGTCGTGCGTATCACGGTCATATGCATTTCGGCTCCTTGCCCCGGTTATGCCCGCAGGATTATCTGTTTGCGGCGGCGACCATTCTTTTCGCCATTGCACTGATCGGGCTGGAGGTCGCATGTCCGGCGATGATCTGA
- the cbiM gene encoding cobalt transporter CbiM: protein MHIVDGALSSEVVVTGAVLAVTGISYGLRKIDIDAMPRVAMMSAVFFVASLIHVPVGPSSAHLIVNGLAGLMLGWSVFPAIFIGLLLQAVFFGFGGITVLGVNTVNIALPAVLMWWLVSPFLARAEGKLVLLAGFVAGSGAIALSSMMVGLSLAASGQGFVPTAKLVVMSHIPVMVVEGILTAAAVHLVKKVRPVMLAPAGSLRSVA from the coding sequence ATGCACATCGTCGACGGAGCCCTATCGAGTGAAGTCGTTGTCACTGGTGCGGTTCTGGCTGTTACCGGCATCAGCTACGGGCTTCGCAAAATCGATATTGATGCGATGCCCCGCGTGGCGATGATGAGTGCCGTCTTCTTCGTTGCCTCCCTGATCCATGTTCCCGTCGGGCCAAGCAGTGCGCATCTGATTGTAAATGGTTTGGCTGGCTTGATGCTGGGCTGGTCCGTTTTCCCGGCGATATTCATCGGACTGTTGTTGCAAGCAGTTTTCTTTGGTTTCGGCGGCATTACGGTTCTGGGTGTCAATACAGTCAATATAGCCCTGCCCGCCGTTTTGATGTGGTGGCTGGTTTCACCGTTTCTGGCACGTGCCGAAGGCAAATTGGTCCTGCTGGCGGGTTTTGTTGCCGGGTCCGGTGCTATTGCCCTTTCAAGCATGATGGTCGGCCTGTCACTTGCCGCCAGCGGACAGGGATTTGTTCCGACGGCAAAGCTTGTTGTCATGAGCCACATCCCGGTTATGGTGGTTGAAGGTATCCTCACCGCAGCAGCCGTTCATCTCGTCAAGAAAGTCCGTCCGGTCATGCTGGCCCCCGCCGGTTCGCTTCGAAGCGTTGCCTGA